The Pogona vitticeps strain Pit_001003342236 chromosome 7, PviZW2.1, whole genome shotgun sequence genome segment AATGGAACTCTTGTACATAACAGAGGATCAAAGCTGTTATTCTAAAATGAACATTTGCTGGCTTCTAGGAAAGCTAGGAAGAGTAAGGGACAAAACTTTCCTTTGGCTATACATATATTTGCTAGATAGAGAGTGTCTTCTTTTTAGTCCTGCACCTTGCCATAGTACTTACCTTGCAAACATTTCAAGGTCTTTCGCAAACATTTCTGGGGGAAAAGGTAAAAAAGACACCTCAATCATTTTTCTATCTCAAAATCAGAAAGCAAGGTGAATTTCTATTGCTAAGCCGTAAGGCaccctgaatatttttttaaaaaaaactctgcataaaaaaaatctcattcccGGTGCTATGTCTATTTGGAGGCTAGAGTACTTTTTCTTTCAAAGAGTCCCACTCCTATGGGTTAAACATTGGGTTGCAAATCCATAAAGACATCATTGGGTCTCTGATTGTGTACCTCACTATATGGTACTCCCTGAATGAACGTATAAAACGTTATACCTGCATAAGCCACGTCTTTCACCAAGTACACATCAGATGTGCTGAACTTTTTTTCCAGTATCTTTTCGTTTCTGGAATTTGGCCTGCAACCCCATGCCCATTTTCCTAGAAACAGGTCCAATGAAAGGAGTAGAGGTTTCTTCCAATATAACGGGTAAAGAAAGGACTATAATGTTAAAGCTCGGTTTGTCTACTCATTTGCAAGTCAAACCTGCTCTGATTTCTGACCTAATTTCAATCATTGTCCATCCTTTTCCAAGCTTCACCTTCCAGAGGACTATATTTTCTTACTGAGGGCCACCATCATGGCTGGGATGTGACAGCTTGCATACCTCTAAGCGCtagaaacaaccaaacaaaaagatGCTTAAAGCCACATTTTTCCCTGTCTTTGCAGAATAGCAGCACTGTGTCatttaatagtttttttcagAACCTGTCTTGCACACTCCCTCTAGCGCTAGGCAAATTAAAACGAGTCATTAAATCAGTTCTATACATCTCTAATTCcggttctatttttaaaaaagcactgatTAACTCCTACAGACAAATATAGATATGCATAAAATATTCGCCATACCACACTGTCTGAAGGTGATCTCAGAAATAGCTGCAATGGCTTGTTTACTGAACTGTGTTTCTTTGTCTTGGGCAACGTCTTCACAGAGACAAGCAACAGTATAATGGACAGCTGCTCTCAACCTCtaggaaaacaagaaaacatcaCACAATGCACTTTGTATACACCTTAACTCTCATATGAACTACCCCATACCTATGCAACACAACCTATAATTCTTCAAAGCAAACACTAAGGCCCATTTGACCGCTTAGCAAACCTAATTTTTACACCTATGAATAAGTCATAATATGAAACAAACTACATTTGAGTTGTTGGTCCACTGGAGGATCATATGAAGTGTTTacgtatatttatttatttatttaacttatatgccgcccacactacccaaaggtctctatgACCTTAAACTAGGTTTGAATTTGTTTAATTGAATTCTGGGTTGCTGTTGGGCTGAACTCATTCTCTCAAACAAACCGTggtttgtattcgcgaaggctttcacggctgggatctaatggttgtgggttttttgggctctttggccgtgttctgaaggttgttcttcctaacgtttcgccagtctctgtggccggcattttcagaggacaggagtagcatcgTGGTTCATTAATCAGCTGCAAACCACAAGCAGAAGCCATGTTTTCTAACTGTGCCTGGATTATGAAGTCTAACTTGTCCTTAACCCTGGACAAAGAACTGTAACTTGCTTCTTACTCCGAAACACGAGCTGACTAAATTTGTGGGGGAGACAGAAGCTAGCCAGAAGTCCTTAAAACAGTTTACAGGAAATGTGGTACTTTTGCACAccccttcaggaaaaaaaatcccatggatAAAATAGCAAACAAGAGAGCAAACTAAAATAGCAAACAAGAGAGCAAGTTAGTTCATGGATTTGTCTTCAGACTATATGGAGCATCTTCTCCAGTGTTGTTTAAATCAAGACTCAACACATTTAATACAAATAGTTTACTTAAAAACAGTAACAGAGAATTTTGCAGCACACTGAAGGCTAACCATACcccgttttcccgaaaataagacctaacttgaaaataagtcctagtatgatttttgagaatgctcataatataaggcctaccccccaaataagccccaattaagtgaaaccctgccctctacccttgtgcagcaaccagaagataacatgactgtatttgaaaaaatgtagattgttgtacatgaaaaaaataaaacatgccctgaaaatatgtcctaatgcgtttttggagcaaaaattaatataagaccccatcttattttcggggaaacatggtatatatacGTGGAATATACACTTCTGTGGACTGCTGGCCCCTAAAAACATACATCAAAGTACATAACAAGTTAAAGGGCAGAAATACAATTGGCATTCACTGATTCTAAGTCTTTAAGGACTGTGTTTATTGTTTTGCTCTCACCCACCACCAGTGTTGGAGAAAAAACTGTTAATCCTCCCACTAGCAAACAAAAGGCTCCAGACACCCTCTAAAAGGCAGGGATCATGAGCAAaggaaaggcactctgcacatgctcaggtcCTCTCTCTTACACCTTGGGGAAAAACAGTAGTACTAGTAGTACTATTATAATTACTACTATAATTAgtagtaattattattatcatcatcatcaccaccaccacttcagAACTACAGGTCATATTGAGCTTTTAATGAGATCAGAGAGTAAGTTTTTAGAAGATGAAGTGTAGTGTTTAGGCATATACACTTTTTAGCACTGGAGGTTTGGTCGTTAATTTTTCTAGTTGGTTTGGCCCTTTTCAGTATTGCAGAGGAACTATTATCAGGGTCTCCTATTGTCTTTGAGTGATGCAAATAGCCTTGGGTCCACTTCTTCAGGAGAAAAGCGGggtaacaaatattttaaataaataataaataaataacccagaAAACTGCctctgaaataaatctgtaaGTCTTAAAAAATAATGTGCTTTTGCCTTTCCGTTTCTAGCCAACCCGACTCCCTctcaggcaaaaaaagaaaagatcgACAGCAGGGATCCCGCTATCCGCTAATttacttatctgctgcctgacaATACTAGatcaaaacacacagagagaaatacgTACTGTATTTACAAAATGTATTTACAAAATCCCGCGGTCCTCCTGGATATGCAGATACCTCATGGGGGGGAAAGCACTCTGCCCATGCCCAGAGGACACACACTGCCTTCTGAGGCAAATGGTTTCAGACTAgaggtgtgtttttccccctccctctctcaggGAAGGCGTTCAataaaagcttttatttattttttcattttattttagaatCTCCCCGCCCCTCCCGGGGGTCTCCGGACCTCCCGCCTGACCTGCGTGTCGTCGAAGGTCTCCTTCGGCCCGGCCTCCTCCATGgcggcttttttttcccccttaggcgAGAAAATGGCGGCCAAATTTCCCGCCTCTCCGCGGCAGCGGCGACGTCATGCTGTCCCTCCTCGCGCGGTGGGCGGGACTAAGGCGGGGAAAGAGGGCGGGCGAGAAGAAGGCGGCCAATCCggagaaagggaaaagagaaggggcgtggtcctttttctccttcccccGCCCGACGCTGAGGGGAGGAAAGAGACCCTTTTCCCTCTCAGGGAAATATCCCTCACCTCGTTTGTCTGtggtgtttttgcttttaaaatattttaattttattgtatcttaatgattttcctttgggttttttccccctgagaaccTTTATTGACAGGGAGGCCAAGGAggggcaaaaaatatttttaataaataaataaaattccatccatataaacaaagaaacatccaTAAAATTAAAAACTACATTTCACTCATGATGCCTTTTGGTCCGTTTTTGCCACTCTGTTCCTTTCCCACCTCAATTTTGCccatttattaatatatttatcaCGATTAATATAAAGATAAATTGCTCCCAAACGTTTCACACAGATACAAAATCCTCACACAAGACTCTACCATTGTCTCTTAATTAGGAATAAAGCTCAGTCTTGAAATTTATTGACCTGCCTGTGTTAAGCTTGATTGTTTAATTGATTTACACCCCATTGATCCCCAGACTCAGTGGAAAAGTGATAAATCACtataaaaatactatttttaaatcatttccagCCCACTCCACAAACCAATTTTGCCATAtctagttttaaaatatatttttttaaaaaaatagaaacctCCTTTGTATGCCACTTTGGAAAAAAGGATGTTTCAAAAGGTATTCTAGAAGCATTTGCAATTATCAAGGAACCCATTCAAGCTACTCCTAAATCTCCTAATGGCTATGTCAAATATTGAGAATTGCATATTGTTATCTTATAAATAATCCCAGGACATAAGAACACACATACGTACATATAgataatatataaaattatatataaaatacaatttaaatatatttatatttaaattgtattatatataatttcatatATTATCtatatgtacgtgtgtgtgttcTTATGTCCTGGGATTAAGCCTGCACAAAGCATGTCAAgtcaataaaatattattaaatatttcagCCTCTTTTTGATAACCAATTTTTATTCAGCTCTGCGCACTTGCTATGATTCAAAAGTACAGTAAATGATAACTAACATGGAATCGCTCCCAGACTGACAATGAAATACCTCTTCTAGCCACTAGATGCCCCCATTTATCTACTGTCTGAAATGGTCAAAATATatctgttcagattttttttttaaaaaaaaaagcatttattcTGTCCCTTTATATCATTAATTTTCCAAGCTAAATAGCCCTTCCTGAGGGTAAGGCCCACCACACTAGGAAGCCATTAGGTGTTCAATGAGTAATGACGTCTTGTTCTTTTCAAACAGCCTGCAATAGCCTTTGGTAAATGCATTGAAACACCCCACAACTGAAAACTAGCGAAAATGTCAAATATTTGAAACTTATAGAACCAGTGAAAATGTTATGTTTTtgaaattaattcattttctcaagattttttttgttcGTTTAATATTTGCTCTTTTACAAGACGTAACaatttctttacaaaaaaaaaaacaacaacaatccctaACATTTATTTCTAGGAAAAGTGCTCATTATACAGATCCAACAGCCAGCAGAGAAGGAATGTTACAGCTCTACAGTAGGTTGACTCTTGGGTTTGATCTTCTTTAATCTAGGCGTTATACGCGGAAGAGGAGACAGAGCCCCCGTGCCCGGTCCAGTTGGTATGAATGAATTCGCCCGGTTTCGACACCAGTTCGTACGTATGGGCACCAAAATAATCCCGTTGAGCCTACAAGAAATTGCATATATATTACATCATCAGTGAATGACACTCCTAAGGAGGGGTAAGCTTGTGGCAGACTCTCTGTTTTGGCctgtttttaaacttttcatGGTCTCTTCAAACATTATTTTTCTAGCAACAAACTTCTCCGCTAGCTTTTGTAGACTGCAACCCGTTGAAGATGCTGTAATCCATAAAGCCCAGTCCAAAATAATACTTATTCATCTAGAAGGTGCTTAAGTTCAACCAGTGAGTTTCACAGTTCAGTGGCAATCCTCCCAGGCCACTACAGCACGCTAGCATAAAAGTCAACAGGCCATAAAATATAATCAGATTTAAGTTAGATAACACGTGAGACCACCCCTGAGAACAGCTGCTCTGCTAAGCAGGATAAGTTTCAAATCCACCCTCGTTGTCGCACATTTGCTTACCTGAATCAGGTTCGCTGGGAGGGTCCCATGTCTGTACCCATCGTAGAAAGAGAGTGCCGTGGTAAAGCATGGCATCGGGATCCCCAGCTGTACGCCAGTGCTGATGGCACGTCGCCATGACTCCTTCCGGTGAGGGacagaaaataaacatttaaaaacgcTGCAGACAGCCAAATGCCACTTCCTTGACCTCACGTGACCTTATAACAGGTCTGACAATTTCCTATTTATTAGTTATACTTAACTAAGCCAACCTTTTAAACACGTTCCTGAATGAAGCCCTGATCCTTTGGAGCTTGACTGCAGTGTTCTGTAGGTACATTTACATCTTCGGGGAAAAAAACAGCCCTCGGTATGCAATCCAGCTTTATCAGCTTCTGAATCCACAAATGGGATGCACAGGGGAGGGGGGtctttatgtgtttatttatttaaaatataaattataggTTGTGGACTGCTCTTGTATAAGAGGCTCCATTCCAATCTTCCTCCCACACAGATTTCCATTCTCCCCTTGAATAAGTACTTCAGCGCTCCTGAGAGTGTCTAGTCTTCCCGAAGCTGCTTCTGAGCATTTTCAACCatcttttattaatattattattatttactctcTTTTTATACTACTGCAAATATGGGATTCTTCAAAGACACCTGGTATCTCTTGCATCTCGTACAAAGAAGGTGCTAACTCTGCTACATAAGGACCGGCATTCAGCTCGCTCCATAAATACATACGATTTCATTTCTCATTGATTCCCTTTGGGTTACGTACCTGACAGTTCTCCACAGCTGTCTTAAAAAAGTTATCCAGGAGTAGGTTCTGGAGGTCAGGATTTCGGTCAAACGCTTCTTTGATTTTGCCCAGAAACACGCTATTCGGAGGACATACAAAATAAGTCGTTGGGAGCTCTAATAGGGCTTGCCATCACATAAGTATGCGGTCAGTTGGTGTCCCAAATTTACGTGATGCAATGACTTACATACCAGTTCTAAGGAATCTCTAATCCGCTAAATCAgggcttcccaatcttgggtccctagggggtcattggactacaactcccagcagccttcccCACCCgctgtgttggccaagatttctgggagttgtactccaagaacatctggggactcaaggttgggaacccctgtcaACATTTTCGACTACAACTCCTGTAATCCCCACTGATACACTGGTGTTCTTAGCAGGGTCAAAGCAGAAATCCAGAACATTTAGCAGGGCAAAGctttttggacattttaaaaTTCCATATGTATAAATGCAGTTCGTTTTAAAATATCCATGGACCAAAactttgaaagaaaaatgaaagatatgTAGCAACAATACTTGCAAAGCTGAATTGTGCACGCTCTACTATATCCTGCCATGTTATTTTCTGCACACATATGAGACCCGCACTCTGCACAAAGCCCCGGCTGCAGCTTGGTAAGTTTTTCAACGGGGGCTCCAAGCAGAGAAAATTGTCCCACTGTCTTCAGATTCTTCTCTCCCGCTCACCTTCGGATGATGCAGCCACCCCGCCACATCAGGGCGATGGAGCCGTAATTCAGTGTCCAGCCAAACTCTTTGGCGGCCTGACGGAATAACATGAAGCCTTGCGCATAGGAAATGATCTTGGAAGCATAGAGGGCCTGCAAAGGACACCAGGAATCCGCATTTAGAAAAACATCCAGACATACCAACAAAACGTCAAAAAGTTCTTTCCCTTGAGAAACTATTCAACTGCGTATCAAGCACACAAAAGGACTGCCACGtcttaagaaagatgcaaacgACCTTCTACGGCTTCCAAATACTTAATTGAACCAGCAATTTGCTTGGCCCAATTGCTTAAAGTGTACAAACCGCACAATTCTGCCCCAAAGTGGGTGATCACTTGTGCAAGGCATTCTCACCCACGTGCAAACTCTCGCAAAAAAAGCTCGCCATCCTCcatggcaagggggggggaatgcaaattTTTGCCCTTGCTCAAAAGGATGAGATGACAGAGAATGTATATTTCTCCTGTCAACTCAACTCCAAATATGCAGCTTTACAACCTGGGCTTCAAGGAAGCAATGGACATCTTTGTTGGTTCCATTCTGAAGAAGACGTGGACACAAAAATGATAAATTCTGCACACCCGAAGCTGTAACTCACTTTGCGAATGTCTTCcagaaatgctgttttatttCCGCTGAACTTGCTCGCTTTGGGTCCATTCAGCACCTTGCTTGCCTGCACTCGTTCGTCTTTAAGGGAAGACAGGCACCGGGCAAAGACAGCTTCCccttggcaggaaaaaaaaaatcaaacttaagTCACTCTGATGACAAGAAGGGTCAACCCTTTGCTACGCAAACAGAAAGGAAGCTATAGGTTATTGGGCAACTCACAATAACTAAAAATCACTTTTTGAAAGAACCTGGAATTACCCCCACAAAAATGTACATGTCGTATAAGAAGACGGGCGcaagctgggaaaagctgaagccagcaggaaaagaggaagatccaataTGAGAAAGAccaactccttaaaggaagccacaagttcAGATTTGCAGGACCTGAGCGGGGCCGTCAAGgagagaacattttggagattcctCATTCACAGGGTTAACataagttggaggcgacttgatgtCGTGTCAAAAACGACAAGACTGGAACAGACGTGGAAACACCGAGCCTGCATAATTTAGAATTTACTACATGTCTTTTCCTCTCGAGGCCCTACGTGCAGAGATTTCTTGGAATATGCCAAATGTTGTTACAGTAGAATAAGCCCCACCGTACACACAGAGGGATGGGCCTAACGTGCTCAGGATGGGACTGCAAGCACGGACAAGCCATGGCATGAAACAAAGAACAGGCAGGCCAGTTAAGAGTCATATGGAGCaggtgggagggagaagagaaacacAGAGGAGAAGAAAGGTCTCTGAGTCACAGAACTGTTTGTAGGGACCTTGTGGTCACGCCCACGCCCTGCTCCTCCATTCACAAAACTTTCCCTCTTTGCATCCCAGTGATTTCCTGCTGCTTTGTTGACAGGAGAGGAGGAATGACTCTGCTTTTTCAGCCCAAGAAACTGCAAATCATGGTGATGAGGGAGGGATCCGTGGAAAGGCCAGCCAATGCCGTCCTCCTGCTAGCCACACCTCATATCTCAAGACAAAGCAGGATAGTTTACCTAAGGTGGATGACTGGGGGCATGCCTTCcccttctgaaagagaaaaggaaacccGGAGGCCAGAAACGAAGCCTGTTCCAAGGCCACCTCATGccggagagagggagggatgcACACACGAAAAGGGCTGACCCACACGCTCGGGGGCCACTAACCAATGAGAGTGACAGGAACCCCGTACTCCAGGGCCGAGATGGCCGTCCACTTCCCCGTGCCCTTCTGGCCGGCGCTGTCCCGGATTTTGGGGAGCAGGTGCTTGCCATCGGCGTCCCGGTACTTCAAGATGTTGGCCGTGATCTCTATCAGGAAGGAGTCCAGTTCCGTCTTGTTCCATTCCTCAAAGACctgggcaggagggagggagagggtggGAAATGCAGCCCGCGGCACGTAGAGAGGGCCGGGGGTTCAACGATTTTGGCCTGGAATGTTTATCAGGCCCTGGGAatcccacccacccgcccacccctcgggagaagggaaagggaatcCCTTCTGAGTATGCTCCACCAAgaacaccctggaaagggtcagtaAAAGTCAACATTGAGCTGATGGCACACAGTGACGATGATGTTAAGAAGGATAGTCTAAACTATCTGGAAGGGACCAAGCTAAGAAATGCTGCTCCAAAGACCCTCAAAGGCAGGAGATAGCAATGCCCCTTCACTTTGGAAACTCCAAAAACTCTGGGACCG includes the following:
- the PGD gene encoding 6-phosphogluconate dehydrogenase, decarboxylating: MAEADIALIGLAVMGQNLILNINDHGFVVCAFNRTVSKVDDFLAKEAKGTKVIGAHSLEEMVSKLKKPRRIILLVKAGSAVDDFINKLVPLLSPGDIIIDGGNSEYRDSTRRCKELKEKGILFVGSGVSGGEEGARYGPSLMPGGAKEAWPHIKTIFQSIAAKVGTGEPCCDWVGDEGSGHFVKMVHNGIEYGDMQLICEAYHLMKDVLDMDHDEMAKVFEEWNKTELDSFLIEITANILKYRDADGKHLLPKIRDSAGQKGTGKWTAISALEYGVPVTLIGEAVFARCLSSLKDERVQASKVLNGPKASKFSGNKTAFLEDIRKALYASKIISYAQGFMLFRQAAKEFGWTLNYGSIALMWRGGCIIRSVFLGKIKEAFDRNPDLQNLLLDNFFKTAVENCQESWRRAISTGVQLGIPMPCFTTALSFYDGYRHGTLPANLIQAQRDYFGAHTYELVSKPGEFIHTNWTGHGGSVSSSAYNA